The following nucleotide sequence is from Penicillium digitatum chromosome 5, complete sequence.
CACCTCCTACAACCAAGATGACGACCACAACCTCCGCAACCGCAGATACAGTTGGAAACGAGGCTGTTACTCCTACACCGAATCAGACAGGCATAGCGACAAATCACAATAGGTTTCATCTTGTTGATAGGGAAGATGACTGTTACGATATTGCTGTGGCTGCGAACATCACACTGGATGACTTCTATGCCTTAAATCCCTACCATGGGAAGCATGTGTGCTGGTCTACGGCCTAATCGCCAAGTCTGCATTGATATTTAGCAAGTACGGAAACAGGTCTGCCGGGGAAGATTGTGATAGATCAAAGGAACACATTCCACATTTGGCCTTTGCTAGCGAACACACATCTGTTCAAGGCTCGATATTTATTGATTTTCAAAAGGGAAGAGTGACTGTCAGAACTTTCTAGAAAAGTCCATTTTGAGTACAGGCTACAAGTAAAGTGAAAATCAAGAATGACAGAATGTCGTGATCTAAGAAAATAGCTGAGATCCAAAAACCTGCCACTTTCTTCATGCATTTCGTTCTAGGGATTTTTCCATTCGCGAAAGCATTCCTGCCTTTTTGCTCATAGACAGATGGAACATTTCACGCCTTCTCATTCTGATTGGCTTTGTCACATTCCTTGTTATGATCGCCATGGCAATCAGACCTGCGGTTGGACAGGATGTTAATACTGGCTCGACAGCGGGAAAGCTATGCCTTTGGAATGATAGTTGGGATCGCTATGTTAGTCTGTTTTAGCACAATTCTTTAAAGCCTGTTAACCTATGATCTAGTTCGACTTATATCGCACTGAGTCACTGCCAATCTCTTGGCTTTTTTGGTAGGATTTTCCTGCAGAGAATCATTTGTCGCGTTGTCAGCAGCTAATCGAAGATTTGTCTGAAGTAAATAGCCCAGGCTGTGGAACACCGTCATAACGAGCAACTGAGTTGCAGGTAatggggggtttttttctgGCCGTTGTTAGATGCTATACGACTGGAAGGTAGAAAGAGTTTTCCTCACACTGATGTAGCCTGGTGACTGAGGCCTGCATTTGCTAACAAGCTTTGTTTTCGATTAACATTCTGGTATTTTGTCAAGAGCAGACGCCCAAAGTTTCGAGTAGAAAGGCGACCGTTTCTAGCCTCAAAAGCGGACATTCCGGCATCAGTTTCACAGGTCCTTAGGTACTAGGCGAAAGAGAATGTGTGGAATTTCCCGTAGATGGTTCAAAGCTCACATTTGAGACGACACAAACAAGGGTTGAGTATCTAGGAACACGCATAATCAACCTCTGCACAATCAAATTGATCGACAGAGATGTTGCTCCCCGCTGTTGTCATAGCAAAGAAGGCCAAATGTGACAAGAATGGGGCATCGACTATGGCTGCTAGTAGACGTGAGAGAATGACTTGACCCTATACAGATATCGAGGTTCCTAGATTTTATTTTGGTACGAGGGCAGGTAGTAGGGCCTTGGTGACAAAAAAGGAATCCTGGTAAAAGGTCCATATCTGGAAAACCAGGAACCCAGAAAGCAATCAACCATCATATCATCGCAAAATACATCCCAGCTAGGGAGTTAATTATATACATTCAAGCCCGCTAGAAAGCAAGAGCAACAGAGAAGACCTATATCCAAAGAAAACGCCGCAGTTAGAAATCAGAATACCCAAGCCCGCTCAAAGCTTCACGTCTGAAGCAGTTGGGCCCTTCCGGTTATTCGACCCAAGCGCACTAGAAAAAGACCTCTGATCAGCATACCCTTGACCCTCCAAGTCGTTGGGGTCCTTTCCGTATGCAACGGAGAAGTTTCCATCATCGATGTCAACCTCGTTCCAAGTAGCACTTGTCTCGGGAACGGGGAAGAACCACGTCAGAGCGAAGTACACAATACCGGAAACAAGGACACCGGTGAAGTAGTTGACATTGTAGACATACTCCGCGCCGATAGGGACCTTGCACCCAACGGCACCAGCGAAGCCAACGATGTTGATTAAAATCCCGCAGATGTAGGCGGTATAAGCGCGCCAGGAGAAACCGCCGGTGTAGTAGTAGCAGTCTGTTTTGCTGGCGCTGTAGAGAGATTTAATGTTTAAGTAGCCCTTGCGGACGATGTAGTAGTCGCAGATCATGACACCGGCGATGGCGGACAGGAAAAGAGAGTAAGCTGACAGGTATGTTGTGAAATTGTTTGAAGTTGAGAGAAGGTTCCACTGTGTAAGTTGTTAGCTTTGGCCATGGTTGTATGAGGGGGTTGAGATAAACAGATGGGACGACGTACCGGACACATGGCTAGACCAACGGCGGCGCAGATGTAACTACCTCGTCGGATGGTCATGTATCGTGGTAGCAGTGCAGTCATATCAGTGCCTGCGGAGATTGAGTTGGCGGAAATGTTTGTTCCAAGCTGAGCCAAGGCAAATCCGGTGGCGATGACGAAAATACCGAAGCGCTGGCCGGAACTGGCTCCATCCAGGAATTTTCCAAGGAGATCCAGGGGGCTCCAGGTGTAGCCGTCGTTGAAGATCAccgatgaggaggaagacaCAATGATTCCAATGAAAGAAGTGATGCCAAAGCCAACGGGAATAGTCAACAGCTGGGACCAGAATGCATCCTTTGGCGTTTTCGCAAATCGTGAGAAATCAGGGTTGTTCATGATAAGAGCAGCGAAATTGCCGATGCACGACATGATTCCTTTCACCATCGCCCAAGAAAAATCGCCTCCGTGGACGGTGTTGGACTGGTGGATAATCGGACCGAGACCGTGGGCACGCGAGATGGCCCAGGCAAAGAAAGCGATGGCAGCAATCGGAGAATAAATCGCCTTGGCAGTGAACAAGTGACGGACTTTGTGAACGGGGAACCACAAGGCTGGAAGCGAGAGCAACCAGAATAAGAAGAAGCTGACGAAGTTCTTGGTATCAATGCCGGCACTGTCAGAAAGACCATTGTGAAGATTCCGGTAGCTCGGCCAAATAGCCTCGATCATCAAAGTCACACACTGGCCTATTGTTGTATGAGTAGGCAGGTTTTGCCGGATCGGAAGGATACACACCTCCAATATAACTTTGTACGCCGTACCAAATGATAGCCATCACCACTCGGTTGAGAACAGGCCATAAAGAGCCCCATATTCCGAAAGAAGCTCGAACTGTGACGGGGAAAGAGATATGATAGACAGCGCCAATTCGTCCAGTCAGGCACACGAAACCTGCGGCCACAAAGTAGCCAACCCAGACACAGATCCAGGACTGCCACCAAGAAAGACCATCGACGATCATTGATGAGGAGATCATCCATGTGTTCTACATCTTATGTTAAATGCTTCTGGGC
It contains:
- a CDS encoding Uridine permease Fui1, putative encodes the protein MSKLQWILDKAAVENEPGLTNAQMMLTNNDLQPVDPERRQWRWINFIAFWIADSLNINTWMISSSMIVDGLSWWQSWICVWVGYFVAAGFVCLTGRIGAVYHISFPVTVRASFGIWGSLWPVLNRVVMAIIWYGVQSYIGGQCVTLMIEAIWPSYRNLHNGLSDSAGIDTKNFVSFFLFWLLSLPALWFPVHKVRHLFTAKAIYSPIAAIAFFAWAISRAHGLGPIIHQSNTVHGGDFSWAMVKGIMSCIGNFAALIMNNPDFSRFAKTPKDAFWSQLLTIPVGFGITSFIGIIVSSSSSVIFNDGYTWSPLDLLGKFLDGASSGQRFGIFVIATGFALAQLGTNISANSISAGTDMTALLPRYMTIRRGSYICAAVGLAMCPWNLLSTSNNFTTYLSAYSLFLSAIAGVMICDYYIVRKGYLNIKSLYSASKTDCYYYTGGFSWRAYTAYICGILINIVGFAGAVGCKVPIGAEYVYNVNYFTGVLVSGIVYFALTWFFPVPETSATWNEVDIDDGNFSVAYGKDPNDLEGQGYADQRSFSSALGSNNRKGPTASDVKL